Proteins found in one Wenzhouxiangella sp. XN201 genomic segment:
- a CDS encoding FAD-dependent oxidoreductase, translating to MKIAIVGAGVSGLYAAWHLSQRHEVTVFEAEDRLGGHADTQVVEDGGVSRSIDTGFIVFNRAHYPILTSWFGELGVESEPSDMSFGVSDTVTGLAYNASTLGRLYCQRRNLLSPRFHGMVLDIARFYRRAPQLLEEIDECVTLGEWLEQSGLGEWFASRHMLPMASALWSAPMGAVTEFPMKHLLAFMDNHSMLTLGARPVWETVRGGSRSYVEAASTCAARFVTGTPVRSIERLDNRVLVRTPQDEFHFDATILACHSDQALRLLADASPVERSVLSAVDYQPNEAVLHTDVALLPDKPTARAAWNVRMDGREPSQCRVSYYMNKLQNIDSRQHFIVSLNQTEMIDPERVLVRRNYAHPVFTPSAVAAQSRWSDINGLRRTWFCGAWWGWGFHEDGARSARRVIDDIETRHG from the coding sequence ATGAAGATCGCCATCGTGGGGGCCGGAGTTTCCGGGCTGTACGCGGCCTGGCATCTCTCGCAGCGTCACGAAGTAACGGTATTCGAGGCCGAGGACCGGCTCGGCGGCCATGCGGATACGCAGGTGGTGGAGGATGGCGGCGTATCCCGATCCATTGATACCGGCTTCATCGTCTTCAATCGGGCGCACTATCCAATACTGACCTCCTGGTTCGGTGAGCTCGGCGTCGAGTCAGAACCATCCGACATGAGTTTCGGCGTCAGCGATACCGTCACCGGCCTGGCATACAACGCCAGCACGCTGGGGCGGCTTTACTGTCAGCGTCGCAATCTGCTTAGTCCCCGCTTTCACGGCATGGTGCTCGATATCGCCCGTTTCTACCGGCGTGCGCCGCAGCTGCTCGAGGAAATCGACGAGTGCGTGACGCTGGGCGAATGGCTCGAACAAAGCGGCCTGGGAGAGTGGTTTGCCAGCCGGCATATGCTGCCGATGGCCTCGGCCCTGTGGTCGGCGCCGATGGGTGCTGTCACCGAGTTCCCGATGAAGCATCTGCTGGCCTTCATGGACAATCATTCCATGCTGACCCTGGGCGCTCGTCCGGTCTGGGAGACGGTTCGCGGTGGCAGCCGATCCTACGTCGAGGCCGCCAGCACTTGTGCAGCGCGGTTCGTGACGGGCACGCCGGTGCGTTCGATCGAACGACTCGATAACAGAGTGCTTGTCCGCACGCCCCAGGATGAGTTCCACTTCGACGCGACGATTCTTGCCTGCCATTCCGACCAGGCGCTGCGGCTGCTGGCCGATGCCAGCCCGGTCGAGCGTAGTGTCCTCTCGGCCGTGGACTACCAGCCGAACGAGGCGGTCCTGCACACCGATGTCGCGCTATTGCCCGACAAGCCGACAGCGCGCGCTGCCTGGAACGTTCGCATGGATGGCCGGGAGCCCAGCCAATGCCGGGTTTCCTATTACATGAACAAGCTGCAGAACATCGACAGCCGGCAGCATTTCATCGTCTCGCTCAACCAGACGGAGATGATCGATCCAGAGCGCGTTCTCGTGCGCCGAAACTATGCGCATCCCGTTTTTACGCCCTCGGCAGTGGCGGCCCAGTCACGCTGGAGCGATATCAACGGCCTGCGTCGGACCTGGTTCTGTGGCGCCTGGTGGGGCTGGGGTTTCCACGAAGATGGCGCTCGCAGCGCCAGGCGTGTAATCGACGATATCGAAACGAGACATGGATAG
- a CDS encoding cyclopropane-fatty-acyl-phospholipid synthase family protein gives MIDEFETGSAGGLDRRLRTRVLSRLGSVEQGRLVIQDADGEYALGKPDDALHATVVIHDLRFWRLIASGGSVGAAEAWMAGLWDSPDPVAVVQVLTRNRHVLDEMETGAARIANLALGLWHAFNRNSLKGSRRNIAAHYDLGNDFFAAWLDQSMMYSSALYLDDGETLEQAQFNKLERICRKLALGPEDHLLEIGTGWGGLAIHAAEHHGCRVTTTTISREQYEFARKKVQEAGLEDRISLLMQDYRKLEGKYDKIASVEMIEAVGHQYLDTYLAKIDELLRPDGLALIQAITIEDYRFESALKNVDFIKRYIFPGAFIPSVSAITQSMARASQLALIELADFGASYARTLAAWRDRFEARWSDIREMGFDESFRRRWLWYLAYCEGGFRERAISDVHVLMAGPRWRPGAETGLTGGPA, from the coding sequence ATGATCGATGAATTTGAGACCGGCTCCGCCGGCGGCCTGGATCGTCGGCTCCGCACGCGGGTGCTGTCGCGCCTGGGTTCGGTCGAGCAGGGCAGGCTGGTCATTCAGGATGCCGATGGCGAGTATGCGTTGGGCAAACCCGACGATGCGCTGCACGCCACGGTTGTGATTCACGACCTGCGTTTCTGGCGTCTGATAGCCAGCGGCGGCAGTGTTGGCGCGGCCGAGGCGTGGATGGCCGGTCTGTGGGACAGTCCTGATCCGGTGGCCGTGGTGCAGGTGCTCACCCGAAATCGCCACGTGCTGGACGAAATGGAAACCGGTGCGGCGCGCATCGCCAATCTTGCCCTTGGCCTGTGGCATGCATTCAATCGCAACAGCCTCAAGGGCAGCCGTCGCAATATCGCTGCCCACTACGATCTGGGCAACGACTTCTTTGCTGCCTGGCTTGATCAAAGCATGATGTATTCCAGCGCACTGTACCTGGACGACGGGGAGACACTCGAGCAGGCCCAGTTCAACAAGCTCGAACGAATATGCCGCAAGCTCGCTCTTGGCCCCGAAGATCACTTGTTGGAAATCGGCACCGGCTGGGGTGGCCTGGCCATCCATGCCGCCGAGCACCATGGTTGCCGCGTGACGACAACCACGATCTCGCGTGAACAGTACGAGTTCGCACGCAAGAAAGTGCAAGAAGCGGGTCTGGAAGACCGCATTTCCCTTCTGATGCAGGATTACCGCAAGCTGGAGGGGAAGTACGACAAGATCGCCTCCGTCGAGATGATTGAAGCCGTCGGCCACCAGTATCTAGACACTTACCTGGCGAAAATCGACGAACTGCTCAGGCCCGACGGCCTGGCACTGATCCAGGCCATCACCATCGAGGACTATCGCTTTGAGAGTGCTTTGAAGAACGTCGACTTCATCAAGCGCTATATCTTTCCGGGTGCCTTCATTCCTTCGGTCAGCGCCATCACGCAGTCGATGGCGCGCGCCAGCCAACTGGCCCTGATCGAACTCGCCGATTTCGGCGCCAGTTACGCACGTACGCTGGCGGCCTGGCGCGATCGTTTCGAGGCCCGCTGGAGCGATATCCGCGAGATGGGTTTCGACGAGAGCTTCCGGCGGCGCTGGTTGTGGTATCTGGCCTACTGCGAAGGCGGGTTCAGGGAGCGCGCGATCAGCGATGTCCACGTGCTGATGGCCGGGCCCCGGTGGCGCCCCGGGGCTGAGACGGGACTGACCGGTGGGCCCGCATGA
- a CDS encoding DUF1365 domain-containing protein, with the protein MDSAIATGQVWHRRLTPKPHRFVYRTSYTLIDIDRVEALFANSRLWSVGRSNLVSFRRADFLRPLDRTLRRAVVERVAEVTSRRPQGRILVLAHLRQWGLCFNPVSFYFCLDQEGEMDAIVAEVHNTPWNERHAYVLDCRGQPGPEYRFDFDKGLHVSPFMPMDIRYDWRFRIEDELLSVHIRLKRSGRQCFSSGMRLALEPMTSSSMRRMPFRFPLMTLRVVVAIYWQALRLWLKKMPFYSHPDKLTQ; encoded by the coding sequence ATGGATAGCGCCATCGCCACCGGACAGGTATGGCATCGGCGCCTGACGCCGAAGCCGCATCGCTTCGTCTACCGCACCAGCTACACGCTGATCGACATCGATCGTGTCGAGGCGTTGTTCGCGAACAGCCGTCTCTGGTCGGTGGGGCGATCCAATCTGGTGAGTTTCCGGCGTGCTGATTTCCTGCGCCCGCTCGATCGCACATTGCGCCGGGCCGTGGTCGAGCGTGTGGCCGAAGTCACCAGCCGCCGCCCGCAGGGCCGCATTCTCGTGCTGGCCCATCTGCGCCAGTGGGGCCTGTGCTTCAATCCTGTCAGTTTCTATTTCTGCCTCGATCAAGAAGGGGAGATGGATGCGATTGTCGCGGAGGTGCATAACACGCCCTGGAACGAACGCCACGCCTACGTGCTCGATTGCCGCGGGCAGCCGGGCCCGGAGTACCGATTCGACTTCGACAAGGGCTTGCACGTGTCGCCCTTCATGCCGATGGATATCCGCTACGACTGGCGATTCCGCATCGAGGATGAACTCCTGAGCGTTCACATACGCCTGAAGCGCTCGGGAAGACAATGCTTCAGCAGCGGAATGCGACTGGCGCTCGAGCCGATGACGAGCTCAAGCATGCGCCGGATGCCATTCAGGTTCCCGCTGATGACCTTGAGGGTCGTCGTGGCCATCTACTGGCAGGCCCTGCGCCTGTGGCTGAAAAAGATGCCTTTTTACTCTCACCCGGACAAGTTGACGCAATGA
- the doeA gene encoding ectoine hydrolase, protein MRQRDDMTFPFEEYERRLKELRERMAERLLDAVVITDPENLMYLTDYQTTGYSFFQALVVPLEDEPFMITRMLEESNVHARTWVEKTRPYPDTGDAIQMLVESLREFGLTGKCIGYERNSYFLPAYHQDSIFTTFLDGKLLDCFGIVEEGRVCKSKHEIEIMRKASAATEAGMRAGFDATEAGVTENEIGAAISSAMFRAGGEPPAVMPYVTSGPRSMIGHATWEGRTVQPGEHVFLEVGGCYRRYHTAMMRTVVLGELSSSMEHAQDRMKQALHEIKNVIRPGMTVSDADNLVRNIITANEVGARLITRSGYSIGIAFPPSWDEGYIMSLKQGDSRVIREGMTFHIIPWMWGVDGDKTVGISDTIYITADGCKSFFNLDEDFVVKADQASQQLPRAQASAAPKKVSETASGSESVQNIQEARRQ, encoded by the coding sequence ATGAGACAGCGCGACGACATGACCTTCCCTTTCGAGGAGTACGAGCGCCGGCTCAAGGAGCTGCGCGAGCGCATGGCCGAGCGCCTGCTCGATGCGGTAGTGATCACCGACCCGGAAAACCTGATGTATCTCACCGATTATCAGACCACGGGTTACAGCTTCTTCCAGGCCCTCGTGGTGCCGCTGGAGGACGAGCCGTTCATGATCACGCGCATGCTGGAAGAATCGAACGTCCACGCCCGCACCTGGGTCGAGAAGACGCGCCCGTATCCAGACACGGGCGACGCCATCCAGATGCTGGTCGAGTCGCTGCGCGAGTTTGGCCTGACCGGCAAATGTATTGGCTATGAACGCAACAGCTATTTTCTCCCCGCTTACCACCAGGACAGCATTTTCACGACATTCCTGGACGGCAAGCTGCTCGACTGCTTTGGCATCGTCGAGGAAGGCCGCGTGTGCAAGTCGAAGCACGAGATCGAGATCATGCGCAAGGCTTCGGCCGCCACCGAGGCCGGCATGCGGGCCGGTTTCGATGCCACCGAGGCCGGCGTGACCGAGAACGAGATCGGTGCCGCTATTTCTTCCGCCATGTTCCGCGCCGGCGGCGAACCGCCGGCGGTGATGCCCTACGTCACTTCGGGGCCGCGCAGCATGATCGGCCATGCCACCTGGGAGGGGCGGACGGTCCAGCCGGGTGAGCACGTGTTCCTGGAAGTTGGCGGCTGTTACCGGCGCTATCACACGGCCATGATGCGGACGGTCGTGCTGGGCGAACTCTCGTCCTCGATGGAGCACGCTCAGGACCGCATGAAGCAGGCTTTGCATGAAATCAAGAACGTGATTCGTCCGGGCATGACGGTGTCGGATGCCGACAACCTGGTCCGCAACATCATCACTGCCAATGAAGTGGGCGCGCGCCTGATCACGCGCTCGGGTTACTCCATCGGCATCGCGTTTCCGCCGAGCTGGGACGAGGGCTACATCATGAGCCTCAAGCAGGGCGACTCGCGCGTGATCCGGGAAGGCATGACTTTCCATATCATCCCCTGGATGTGGGGCGTGGACGGTGACAAGACGGTTGGCATCTCCGACACCATCTACATCACCGCCGACGGCTGCAAATCCTTCTTCAATCTCGACGAGGACTTCGTGGTCAAGGCCGACCAGGCGTCGCAGCAGCTGCCGCGTGCACAAGCCAGTGCAGCGCCGAAGAAAGTCTCCGAAACCGCCTCCGGAAGTGAGTCGGTCCAGAATATCCAGGAGGCCCGTCGCCAATGA
- a CDS encoding chalcone isomerase family protein yields MMRAGLTLCLLVTAFASADATALERCSEVELKVMGLFSVGTASLHLTDCSESDRVLERVPKMFSLELDRDMAGQDLVDSANELLVENLGISSRDALPEELACLANAYIDAEDGERFDVSYEPDERLALYRNGELLEECPDRGHGHEYFQIWFGEKPFNDRMKKRLLEQAGRR; encoded by the coding sequence ATGATGCGGGCAGGTCTCACCCTCTGCTTGTTGGTCACGGCTTTCGCCTCGGCCGACGCCACGGCCCTGGAGCGCTGCTCCGAAGTCGAATTGAAGGTGATGGGCCTGTTCAGTGTCGGCACTGCCAGCTTGCACCTGACCGACTGCAGCGAGTCCGACCGCGTGCTCGAGCGCGTACCCAAGATGTTTTCGCTGGAACTCGACCGGGACATGGCCGGGCAAGACCTGGTCGATAGCGCCAATGAGCTGTTGGTCGAAAACCTGGGTATATCCTCCCGCGACGCCCTCCCCGAGGAACTGGCCTGCCTGGCCAACGCTTATATCGACGCCGAGGACGGTGAGCGGTTTGACGTGAGCTACGAACCGGACGAGCGCCTGGCCTTGTACCGCAATGGCGAACTCCTCGAAGAATGCCCCGATCGCGGGCACGGCCATGAATACTTCCAGATCTGGTTCGGCGAAAAACCCTTCAACGACCGAATGAAGAAACGCCTGCTCGAGCAAGCGGGTCGGCGGTGA
- a CDS encoding aspartate aminotransferase family protein — protein MQVFEQWESDIRGYCRLYPTVFKSASNARQTDENGKSYIDFFAGAGVLNFGHNNARMKRAMIEFLERDGVAHSLDMYTDVKRDFIAKFVDTVVKPRGWNHKLQFMGPTGTNAVETALKLARKVTGRRSVVAYEHGFHGMTLGSLACTANSYFRNAAGVPLEHVVRQPFGSDEVPLDQALAWVDQLRVLFEDSSSGLEPPAAFVIEPIQAEGGVHVARPEWLKAVQDLARDLGALVIYDDIQAGCGRTGSYFSFDDMGLDPDIITLAKGIGGFGTPLAMNLVKPEYDKYWSPGEHTGTFRGQGLSFVAGVEALNYFDDDELMNAVKENGETMRKRLESIADSRGQGRFSVRGRGMMQALDVGDGELAKQIASTAFENGLLIGACGTGGRVLKLIPPLTIPEADLAEGLDILEQSVASARRAAA, from the coding sequence ATGCAGGTATTCGAACAGTGGGAATCGGACATCCGCGGCTATTGCCGCCTGTATCCAACCGTGTTCAAGTCGGCGTCCAATGCGCGTCAGACAGACGAGAACGGCAAAAGCTATATCGACTTTTTCGCCGGCGCCGGGGTACTCAACTTCGGGCACAACAACGCCCGGATGAAGCGCGCCATGATCGAGTTTCTCGAGCGCGACGGCGTGGCTCACAGCCTGGACATGTACACCGACGTCAAGCGCGACTTCATCGCGAAATTCGTCGACACCGTCGTCAAGCCGCGTGGCTGGAACCACAAGCTGCAATTCATGGGTCCGACCGGCACCAACGCCGTCGAGACGGCGCTGAAGCTGGCGCGCAAGGTCACCGGCCGGCGCAGCGTGGTGGCCTACGAACATGGTTTCCACGGGATGACGCTGGGTTCGCTGGCCTGCACGGCGAACAGTTATTTCCGCAACGCCGCCGGCGTGCCGCTGGAGCACGTGGTTCGCCAGCCCTTCGGCAGCGACGAAGTCCCGCTGGACCAGGCACTGGCCTGGGTCGATCAACTGCGGGTCTTGTTCGAGGACTCGTCCAGTGGCCTGGAGCCGCCGGCAGCGTTCGTGATCGAACCGATCCAGGCTGAGGGCGGCGTACACGTCGCCCGCCCCGAGTGGCTCAAGGCCGTGCAGGACCTGGCCCGTGACCTGGGCGCGCTGGTGATCTACGACGACATCCAGGCCGGGTGCGGCCGCACCGGCAGCTACTTCAGCTTCGACGATATGGGCCTGGATCCCGACATCATCACTCTCGCCAAGGGCATCGGCGGTTTCGGCACGCCGCTGGCGATGAACCTGGTCAAGCCGGAGTACGACAAGTACTGGTCGCCGGGTGAGCATACCGGCACCTTCCGCGGCCAGGGCCTGAGTTTCGTTGCCGGTGTCGAGGCGCTGAATTACTTCGACGATGATGAACTGATGAATGCCGTCAAGGAGAACGGCGAGACCATGCGCAAGCGCCTGGAGTCGATCGCCGACAGCCGGGGCCAGGGCCGATTCTCGGTGCGCGGCCGCGGCATGATGCAAGCGCTCGATGTCGGTGATGGCGAGCTGGCCAAGCAGATCGCCTCGACCGCCTTCGAGAACGGCTTGCTGATCGGCGCCTGCGGTACCGGCGGACGGGTACTCAAACTGATCCCGCCGCTGACCATTCCCGAGGCCGACCTGGCCGAAGGCCTGGATATCCTCGAGCAATCGGTGGCGTCGGCCCGGAGGGCGGCGGCATGA
- the doeB2 gene encoding N(2)-acetyl-L-2,4-diaminobutanoate deacetylase DoeB2 yields the protein MDSNAAHNWQTMVDEAVSFRRALHRAPELTWDESETAAAIRAQLDDLDIAWRACAQTGTVATLAADASGQHIALRADIDALPIVEESGVEWASERKGCMHACGHDGHAATLYAAAQWLKTHEIDLPGPVTLLFQPAEEGGHGAKAMIDDGALEGVEAIFGWHNWPAIRFGRAVCPNGAVMAGNGTFEITVRGQGGHASQPELCRDPVLAASAIVMNLQQVVSRRITPQAPTVLSVTNIRAEGAPTVIPETACLSGSFRLGDAETRALMGELITDIARNTAAAYGVEVDVIIHPRYDATINHSAEAGRYRETIGLELGEDALDTVLKTPIMASEDFSYYLKEIPGAFALIGADDGRGHEHPCHSSKYDFNDRLIDTVGRIYARIAGCPVQE from the coding sequence TTGGATTCAAACGCGGCGCACAACTGGCAGACGATGGTCGACGAGGCGGTCTCCTTTCGACGCGCCCTGCATCGCGCCCCCGAACTGACCTGGGACGAGAGCGAAACGGCCGCGGCTATTCGCGCCCAACTGGACGATCTGGACATTGCCTGGCGGGCCTGTGCTCAGACCGGCACGGTGGCGACGCTGGCGGCTGATGCATCGGGCCAGCACATCGCGCTGCGTGCCGACATCGACGCCCTGCCCATCGTCGAGGAGAGCGGCGTCGAGTGGGCTTCCGAGAGGAAAGGCTGCATGCACGCCTGCGGGCACGACGGGCATGCGGCAACGCTGTACGCGGCCGCGCAGTGGCTAAAGACGCATGAAATCGACCTGCCGGGGCCGGTGACCCTGCTGTTCCAGCCGGCCGAGGAAGGCGGCCATGGCGCCAAGGCGATGATCGACGATGGCGCACTCGAGGGCGTCGAGGCCATTTTCGGCTGGCACAACTGGCCGGCGATTCGCTTTGGCCGTGCGGTGTGCCCGAATGGAGCGGTGATGGCCGGCAACGGCACCTTCGAGATCACGGTTCGCGGTCAGGGTGGGCATGCCAGCCAGCCGGAATTGTGCCGCGATCCGGTGCTTGCGGCCTCGGCTATCGTCATGAATCTCCAGCAGGTGGTCAGCCGGCGCATTACTCCGCAGGCGCCGACGGTACTCAGCGTGACGAACATCCGGGCCGAGGGTGCGCCGACCGTGATCCCGGAAACCGCCTGTTTGAGCGGCAGCTTCCGCCTCGGCGATGCGGAAACGCGCGCGTTGATGGGAGAGCTGATCACCGATATCGCTCGGAACACGGCCGCGGCCTATGGTGTCGAGGTGGATGTGATCATTCATCCGCGCTACGACGCGACGATCAATCACTCGGCCGAGGCTGGACGGTATCGAGAGACGATCGGTCTCGAGCTAGGCGAAGATGCGCTCGATACGGTGCTGAAGACCCCGATCATGGCCTCGGAAGATTTCAGCTATTACCTGAAGGAAATTCCCGGCGCTTTCGCCCTGATCGGCGCCGATGACGGGCGGGGGCACGAACATCCCTGCCACAGCTCGAAGTACGACTTCAATGACCGGTTGATCGACACGGTCGGCCGCATTTATGCCCGAATCGCTGGTTGTCCAGTACAGGAGTAA
- a CDS encoding NAD-dependent succinate-semialdehyde dehydrogenase encodes MTKLRSINPTTGAVQYEVEALSDDALEQHLAGAQSAFADWKLARFSDRAKVLNDVAALMRGDIENLARLMTDEMGKPIREARGEVEKAAWCAEHYAEHAESYLATEQIVSDASQSYVQYRPLGVILGILPWNAPFWLAFRFAAPTLMAGNACLMKHDPHVPGCAEAIGQLFERAGAPAGLFVNLPLETERVADVIRDRRVQAVSYTGSERGGGIVASTAAAEIKHSVLELGGSDPAIVLADADLEKAADTICLSRIINAGQSCIAAKRIIVESSVHDDFVELLHERLARLKLGDPSDEATDVGPIARADLRENLHRQVGETVAAGALCPLGGELPEGDGYFYPVTLLTGVTREMTAAREETFGPIAVVMKVADEDEAVELANDTDYGLAAAVWTRTERGVAMANRLETGQVAINGIVKTDPRLPSGGIKRSGIGRELGPHGIREFVNAQQVWVGPVKA; translated from the coding sequence ATGACGAAGCTGCGTTCGATCAATCCAACGACCGGGGCGGTTCAGTACGAAGTCGAGGCGCTGTCGGACGATGCCCTGGAACAGCACTTGGCCGGGGCCCAGTCCGCGTTTGCCGACTGGAAGCTGGCCCGCTTCTCCGACCGTGCGAAGGTATTGAACGACGTGGCGGCGCTGATGCGCGGTGACATCGAAAACCTTGCGCGCCTGATGACCGACGAGATGGGCAAACCCATCCGGGAAGCCCGGGGTGAGGTCGAGAAGGCAGCCTGGTGCGCCGAGCATTATGCCGAGCATGCCGAAAGCTACCTGGCCACCGAGCAGATCGTCTCCGATGCCAGTCAAAGCTACGTGCAGTACCGTCCGCTGGGCGTGATCCTGGGCATCCTGCCCTGGAATGCGCCGTTCTGGCTGGCCTTCCGCTTTGCCGCACCGACCCTGATGGCCGGCAACGCCTGCCTGATGAAGCACGACCCTCACGTGCCGGGCTGTGCCGAGGCCATCGGCCAGCTGTTCGAGCGTGCCGGCGCACCCGCGGGCCTGTTTGTCAACCTGCCGTTGGAGACCGAGCGCGTCGCCGATGTGATCCGTGACAGACGGGTGCAAGCGGTTTCGTACACCGGCTCGGAGCGCGGCGGCGGAATCGTCGCCTCGACCGCGGCAGCCGAAATCAAGCACTCCGTGCTCGAACTGGGCGGCTCGGATCCGGCCATCGTGCTGGCCGACGCCGATCTGGAAAAGGCCGCCGACACCATCTGCCTGTCGCGCATCATCAATGCCGGCCAGAGCTGTATCGCGGCCAAGCGCATCATCGTCGAGTCATCGGTCCACGACGACTTCGTCGAGTTACTGCACGAGCGCCTGGCACGCCTGAAACTGGGCGATCCGTCCGACGAAGCGACCGATGTCGGCCCGATCGCGCGCGCGGATCTGCGCGAGAATCTTCACCGGCAGGTGGGCGAGACGGTTGCGGCCGGTGCCCTGTGTCCGCTCGGTGGCGAGCTGCCGGAAGGTGACGGCTACTTCTACCCGGTGACCCTGCTGACCGGGGTGACGCGGGAGATGACCGCCGCGCGTGAGGAAACATTCGGCCCAATCGCGGTGGTCATGAAGGTGGCAGACGAAGATGAGGCCGTCGAGTTGGCCAATGACACCGACTACGGTCTGGCCGCTGCGGTGTGGACCCGTACTGAACGGGGTGTGGCCATGGCAAACCGGCTTGAAACCGGCCAGGTGGCGATCAATGGCATCGTCAAAACCGATCCCCGCTTGCCCAGCGGCGGCATCAAGCGCTCCGGTATCGGCCGCGAACTCGGGCCGCACGGAATTCGCGAATTCGTCAACGCGCAGCAAGTCTGGGTTGGGCCGGTCAAGGCTTAG
- a CDS encoding acyl-CoA desaturase, whose amino-acid sequence MQQLLAWFDSRQRLRNGADDPRRVDWLRIIPFIGLHLACLGVLFVGVSTTAVVVFLLSYSVRMFAITAFYHRYFSHRTFRTSRPVQFFFALIGASATQRGPLWWAAHHRHHHRHADTDDDVHAPRHGFWWSHMGWFLCRENFETRAEQIPDLVVYPELRWLDRYDLLVPVIYALGMFGLGTALNRWAPGLETNGWQLLVWGYFVSTVVLIHVTLTINSLAHVWGSRRYATRDDSRNNLFLSLLTLGEGWHNNHHHFPGSARQGFYWWEVDISFYLLKMMSWIGLVRGLKPVPERIREARRVPS is encoded by the coding sequence ATGCAACAGCTTCTCGCCTGGTTCGATTCGCGACAGCGCCTGCGCAACGGCGCAGACGATCCGCGCCGCGTCGACTGGCTTCGCATCATCCCCTTCATCGGCCTGCACCTGGCCTGCCTGGGCGTGCTGTTCGTGGGCGTGTCGACCACGGCAGTCGTGGTGTTCTTGCTCAGCTATTCTGTTCGCATGTTCGCCATCACTGCCTTCTATCACCGCTATTTCTCACACCGGACATTTCGCACCAGCCGGCCCGTGCAGTTCTTTTTTGCGCTCATCGGCGCCTCCGCCACCCAGCGCGGGCCGCTCTGGTGGGCCGCCCACCATCGCCATCATCACCGTCATGCCGATACGGACGACGACGTGCATGCGCCTCGCCACGGCTTCTGGTGGAGCCATATGGGGTGGTTCCTGTGTCGCGAGAATTTCGAGACGCGAGCCGAGCAGATTCCCGATCTGGTCGTCTATCCCGAACTGCGCTGGCTCGACCGCTACGACTTGCTCGTGCCGGTCATCTACGCGCTGGGCATGTTTGGGCTGGGCACGGCGCTGAACCGATGGGCGCCGGGCCTGGAGACCAATGGCTGGCAGCTGCTGGTGTGGGGTTATTTCGTGTCGACCGTGGTGCTGATCCACGTGACGCTGACCATCAATTCCCTGGCCCACGTCTGGGGCAGTCGCCGCTACGCCACCCGCGACGACAGCCGCAATAATCTCTTCCTCTCGCTGCTCACGCTCGGCGAGGGCTGGCACAACAATCACCACCACTTCCCGGGCTCGGCGCGCCAGGGTTTCTACTGGTGGGAAGTCGACATCAGTTTCTACCTGCTCAAGATGATGAGCTGGATCGGCCTTGTCCGCGGGCTCAAGCCCGTGCCGGAGCGGATCCGCGAGGCGCGGCGGGTACCGTCATGA
- a CDS encoding nuclear transport factor 2 family protein, with amino-acid sequence MNTHAIMQRCGAAVIFLAATTACAGSGSMMDKRTAEAYHEALETIPGHATAIDQGVASFRHTFGNLGHADLAERVGELYAERFYFNDTIHIARERAELVEYMARTGEQLEESRVLIHRVIQDGADVYLRWEMTFTSRAIGKRVESHSIGMTHLRFNENGQIVLHQDFWDSGSALYAHLPVVGFFVRRAQAAMQ; translated from the coding sequence ATGAATACACACGCAATCATGCAACGTTGCGGGGCGGCGGTCATCTTTCTGGCCGCCACGACCGCCTGTGCCGGGAGTGGCTCGATGATGGACAAAAGAACGGCGGAGGCCTATCACGAGGCCCTCGAAACGATCCCGGGCCATGCCACGGCAATCGACCAGGGCGTTGCTTCCTTCCGCCACACCTTCGGGAATCTCGGCCACGCTGATCTGGCCGAACGAGTCGGCGAACTCTATGCCGAGCGGTTCTACTTCAACGACACCATACATATCGCGCGCGAACGAGCTGAACTGGTGGAATACATGGCCCGAACCGGCGAGCAGCTCGAAGAAAGTCGAGTCCTGATCCACCGCGTCATTCAAGACGGTGCCGACGTTTACCTGCGCTGGGAAATGACCTTTACCAGCCGGGCGATCGGCAAGCGCGTCGAGTCGCATTCAATCGGCATGACCCATCTGCGCTTCAACGAAAACGGCCAGATCGTGCTGCACCAGGACTTCTGGGACAGCGGCAGCGCGCTCTACGCTCACCTGCCGGTCGTCGGTTTCTTCGTGCGCCGCGCCCAGGCAGCAATGCAATGA